Below is a genomic region from Botrytis cinerea B05.10 chromosome 2, complete sequence.
TATATTCTTCGAATAGACTCCTCGACCTTTCCTCCGACCAACTCCGCGATGTCGTCCACGCCCGTGCTCGCCGTAGGTTCAACCGTGGTTTGAAGCGCAAGCCTATGGGTCTCATCAAGAAGCTCCGCAAGGCCAAGCAAGAGGCTCAGCCAAACGAGAAGCCTGATTTGGTCAAGACTCACTTGAGAGACATGATCGTCGTCCCAGAGATGATTGGCAGCGTTATCGGTATCTACTCCGGAAAGGAGTTCAACCAAGTCGAAATCAAGCCTGAGATGGTTGGTCACTACTTGGCCGAATTCTCTATCTCTTAGTAAGTTAATCCCTACTACGTTCTGTGCGAAAGCTTGGAGATGTTCGCATTGGAAGCATGTACTGACATCAAAACAGCCGCCCAGTTAAGCACGGAAGACCAGGTATCGGTGCTACCCACTCTTCCCGTTTCATTCCTCTTAAGTAAATTACTCGGATACATTTACGCTGTATCATACCGGTTATCAAGGATGGATGGTTCACATATTTGCATGGGATATTATGGCACATAAGCCTGAGATACCAACCTACTGCTTGACTACGGTCGAAACACAGCTATAATAAATAGCGAGCAATGGGCAAATATGAAATTACGTCAAGAATATCAACCTTCTTCATTGCTTTGCTGTGAAATATATGAAATACACTTTAACTATGCTTGATCTTGGGCAGTTCCCATTTTTTTCTATGGAACTCTTCTACAAACTTGTGATATCCTATCGGTGGCCATTGCCATTTTGTCCGTATCTATAATCCCCGCCTCAATGTCCATCAGGTCACATTATCTGAACAGCGAAAGCATCGACTTCCTGCTGTCAATTTGCACACACCTGTCGAAAGACCTCTTCTATAAACCTCGCTGGAACAGCTTCTGCCTTCTTTTTTAGTGTGCCACTCATACCATGGCAGTGGCATACCTTGCTCTGGTCTCGTTTTGTCTTTAACTCTCACGGGAGCCATTGTGCTATAGCTAGTGCAAGTCACAACTAAGGTCTTCGAATTTGGATTGGGAATGAcaaagatattgaagaaggcTGAACATATGTAGAACTGGTAGGAATGGGATAGCTATATACAATAATTAGTAGTTGCGTCCAGGGGTTGTAGTCTCGGAGCATATTTCACTTTAATGAGAAAGGACAATATGTCTGGCAAGTCTCAAAACTGGCGTTTGACATAAATGTTCCGGATCAATTGGTTTCATACAGTCTAAGTTACAATGTACAGAATTCTTTACTTATGGTAGGATATCCATTGCTTAACCCCTCAGATTCTTCACCTACTCAGCGTTATGAATACATTATTTGTGGCGTCCGCCAATGATATGTTTTCATCAAGATACTTACGCTCTTCAGAATTTCTTTGGTCTCCAGAATACTTTACAGGATCTCTGCTCTTCAAATCACCTGCACTTTTCAGGATATCTCACAATACCTATGCTTTTCAAGGTACCTATGCGGAATTCCTATGCTCTTTAGAACACCAGCAACCCGGCTCTCTTTCGGAAGATTTTACCCAGAATGGAAAGCACTGTCTTGCAGAACCGCAATTCCTACCCTTTACATCTGACAACCAGCTTCTCAGAAGGGCCCAAGACATGTTGCAATATTCTCAACGACTTGGTAAAACCATATGGGCATTTTCAACTCTGTGCGCAAGCTCTTCATCAGCGATCGTGGTCACACAGTCTTGGGAAATCTCATGATGGCGATTTTGAAACCACATACGTCTTGCCCGCCAGTCACTGTGGATGGTTCTTCAAAGACTCAAATTATTGGTCGGGAAGAGAAGTTGTCATCTGTGGAAGATGAGACGCTGATTCGCCGTGCGTCTGCCCTCATTTACCTGGAGACTATGCTTCTATTCCAATCAGCTGGAAGCACATGTTCTGCCGTACTTCCGTCCAAGCCATTTGCCATTGTACTGGCTGCATTCTTGGACCAGCATGCGCCCCCGACATCCATACACCAAGTGGGATTTTCATGAAATACTGTCAAAAATATGTGATCAGACTCCAGCTATAGATCCTCTATGCACTTACTCTGGCAGCTTTTCATCTTCCACACAGAGTGGGtgcgaaaaaaaaaaaacgagaATCTTTCCGGCATGCTTGCAATCTTGGTGGAACGAGAGGAGTAGATTGTCTTTCAATTTTAGGACATAAGAGTAATCCAATGGCCTTTGGAGGACATGAGTGTAATTTGCCGTATATCTTGATACTCGATGGCTCTTCTGATATCTCAATCCTAATTCTTCTCTTGAATCATGTATcaaatgatatcaaattcattaCTCAAAATCAGACGATCTCATATAAATATATGTAAATAGTTCAGACGATAGCTCAAAACATAGAAGTCCGTCGCGCTTTCTATCGAGTCATGTTGTAAATGCGTCACTAATCTAACAACTTATTTTGTTGTATACTTGGGCTCTTCTGATTCAGGGCTACATAACGCTATGCTGGAAAGGAAGTGTATTCCAAGGTGGGAGCTTTTTAATGTACTGCTATCTTTGGTTGTCCTCCTCTGCCGGAGGAGATGCTATGAGCCGGAGGTTTATGGTCGTACACAATGGCGAATTACTACTGTGGAGTAAATGCTTGAGATAAATGATTGGGCCTGAAGCTGAGTAAAATTGATGGTGTAATATCATTAGATAAAGTTGAGAAGATTTGAAGTAACTGCATTGAAATGCTAAGGGCGCGAGTTTTCGCGCAACGAGAGTCCTTTCCGTTTGAATATGGCATCTTGCCAACAAAGATAACGCATGAAATGTATATAAGGATTTATGAATTAACTATCGCTTTTACTCACTACCAATCTCCGCTCTGAACCCACTCTTCCGATTTTTATTCGGTATCTTATAGTCCTTCTCCCTACGCTCTTTATGACTTTCCCAGAAAtcccaatcttcatcatgcAGTCGCGTCTGCTCCTTTTCCGATTTTCTCtgctttttcctttcccttaACACTTTCAACTTGCTTCTTTTTCCGGAGTCCTTCTCGGTCTCAGGATTTCCGTCGATCgctttgttgatatttacGCGTATACTACTGtagatttttgaaagtttttgtccaataaaatcaaagagaTGACGAATCCGGATGCTCCAGGCAATGATAAGTGCAAGCGTTATAAGAGCAGAGGATGTTGGGACTGTTGGGGTGGTCCTCTGTTAATTCTATCTTGTGGAACGAATGGGGAGAATTTTTCATACTTGCGATTGCGCCTACAGTGCGAAGAGGAAGGTAATCACCACCGCCCCATTCTCTAATGTGATGTCAGCCTATGATGCGCCAAAATTATGAGTTGAGAGGGAAAGAATAACCCACCGGACGTTCATCCCAAAAAGACCTGTGAAGAAACTAAGTGGCAGCTAATAGCAAGAGGTTAGTTCAAAAATTATGGATGTCATTGTATATAGCATACAAATATGACTGTGAAGATCTATTCTCAATACAAATTAATTCAGCTCATCACAAATATATGGAGGAACCCACTGTGAATATCATGACAGATCTACTCTGCGCACTGGCAAGATCAGCCTGGTATCTTGCCAGACGTACCTCATCCACCTGTATTGACAATTAGTACCTCTGATCAGATAGTTGCGGCACCTCACTCACCTGTGCTTGTCTCTGTATCATGCCGAGCAGCTTGTCAAACTGTATCATCTTAGTGGTTGTTCTTCAATAAAAGGGGATGCATCTGTACATCATCTCTGGTGTTCTTTGCATTTTCCGTCATTTTTTCTACATGCTGAGTGTATTCCACGAGGTACTCCTCAGCACTCCTCAAGAATATCAGCCCATTTGTCGTCAGATTTTGCTTCGTGTAAACATCTAACATGATTCTAATCTCTGTGATCTGACTGTTGAACAAGGTCTTTAGAGTGTTCAgctcatcttcaatatcccGCAGTTCCAGAAGAGCGGACGTGTTTTCACGATTTTGCTCCTCCGCAATTTTCCCTTCAAGTACATGCTTGGCACGAATAGAGCTAGTCTTAAGGTCGTCATTATCATCTACTTTGGCCCGGAAACCTTGTGCACGGAAATCTTTGAAGGATGTTGTCATTTTTTCTGTCTAATTGTCTAattagagagagaagaataaAGACATTCACGAGAAAACTTGCCAGAATACTGATCgcttcttcaaatattcgGAAGACCTCCAGATTAGGATGTGAAGTTCGTTCGAACAAGATAGTGACTGCATGAAGGGCGACCACTGACGAATTTAGGGGTCAGTAATTACCTATTTACGAATAACAACCTCTAAGGCAAGTAGCAAGGGACATGAGGCTGCTTAAAACACAGAGAGTTCGTAAGATAACAAATATTCAGACaaaatttggattttgggCAATATTAAAACAGAAAAAATTTGCTCACAGGCTGCAAGGTCATACGCATTTTCACAGCGAGAAGTGAGATCAGCGTTGACTTCATTAAAAATGCTGTCTCGAAGGTCGGCTTGTTGAAATAGTCTTCCGTCCGTCTTCAGTCCAGTTATCTAGGTTAAAATTAGTGAAATGCTTGACACATCAGAAATCTCAGTGTGAAAGTATCTTACCCTAGGAAAGAAAGTAACAACAGACCCTAATCGCCATATTTAGTTTCTGAAGCTCCACCCCTCAGATGTACATACCATCAATAACCCATAGCCAGAGCTGATCAACCATGAGAACATTCCCATCCAGAAGGTCGTCACCAGGCATTGGATCGCTATCGCTTGGGTTGTCGGGATCGTCACTATTTCCATCGACtgcatctttttcttcatttccctGGGCTGGCCTCATCATCTGAGCTGCATTGCCCTGTCCGTCAGCAGTGTTAATTGTTCCAATATTTGACTTAAAATGTCGCTCTTTAGTCATCTTATACAACATCTGATCATCATCTCTCGCCCTTGTATCGAGAAGACTTGGATATCCAAATTGATCTAGTGTCCTCCGAGCATTTATTGGAGGGTCGTGCCCCAGATACTGCCAGAGGACTTGAATCTCTAGCGAGTCAAGCTTTGACACTTGTTGAGGAACAGGTCTCGATCGACCTTGCTCGATTCGTTGTTTTACGAAATGTCTCCTTTTCACAAGGACCTTATAGGTATCGAAGTGAAGATAAGGCAAATATAAGCACATTTGAATGTGATTCGTGTTAACAGAGTCAATGCCTGGCGGTGCTAATGGTAATGTTAGTTCAAACGTGCCTAAGTAGACGTATCTAACATAGGAAAATAGACTTCCCACTTTCTAAaccaaaaaaagaacaatgaGGCTTTAAGAAACAAGAATGATGATGTTCTTGATGCCTTCCACGCACATGCTTTGAATGCCAGTGCTCGTGATCTAACATTTTACTGTGGACATCTGGCCCCTTTTCGAATGATATTGCTTCAAGAACATCCTTTCCAGTCAGTAAATGGTGATACTTTGGGCAATCTAGAGCTTACTGGAACCCATGTAGGATTGTTGAAAGGTACGTGTATCCATGTAAGCTTGAGGTTTGAGAAATTGGGGTCCTGTAAATGAGGCGCgatgggagaaagaaagctttcatttccttcacGCTCTGCAGACGACGAGGACTTATCTTGATGAAGACCGGCACGGGATGGACTCAAGAAAGAACTTTGAGCCGTCAGAGATTCGCTGTGCCTGCGTAAAGGCCCGGGTCTGGTCGCTATTTCGTCGTTCTCAGTTCGCGACTTTCGAATGGATGGCTGTGAGCCCCGCGCAATGCTAAACTCATGGTCGGGAGATGTTGAGTGCTGTTCGAACGATGTACGAGACGTGGCATTAGTAATATCAGGATCGCTTGAATTTAACTGGACGGTTGGGGGCGAATTGTGCATTTTTATAGACGCTCCTAATTCTTCCGGAACGGTACCTGCATTATCTTCCACATCCAAGGTCATTATCTATATCAATTGTTAGTCTAATTTTACAGATTAAGGTAAAAGTATCATTTACCAAAGCCGGTGGAGACTGAACTGATCCTGTTTTTCTACTCCCGATGATATCTGGTAATTCTTTGGCTTTGATCTTTGACGCTCGTCGAGTCTGGGGAGAAGGGCTTGAACCTTTCTTAAAAGGGTTCAATCTCGACGAAAATTTAGGAGTCAATGTATCACCCTTAACCTTGGCATCAGAAGTGATTTTATCTATAGGCAAATATGGAGCGCGGCTATTGTGACGTAAATGTTGTCCGGCCCTTGGGGCATCTGATACTTCTTCCCTTCGTTCCTTCAAAAGCTTGGTCGGACCATTTCGTCTAAAATCGTACATAGATTTGTTTGTTGACCAGACTCTGATTAGGGGCTCATTAGTTGGGATTGTAGATGTGCCTTCATAAAAACCATTtatctccacctccactcTCTGTTTGAGATTCAGTTCAAAGTGGGCGATTTTGCTCAATTTGCAAGCCTGCTTGACCAAAGCGGCTAACGCCGCCAAATAATCTTCTTTAGTATGCCCATTTGCGGAGCCGAACGCGGCACACTTTTTATGATTGCTCACCAATGGATATACACTCTCGTTACGTAGATTAAGTATTGCCGATTTAATAGATGTGATAGGTGCATGGAAAGGTTTGCCTTGATCTAGACCGGTAAGATTTGAATCTATTGTCTCGAAAAAGGTCCACACTTTGAATTCCGTGGCTAAAGCTTTAAAGTCTTTCCCGATTTGCTTCAGGGAATGGTGATCTAGTTCCAGCTGCTTTGTTATGGATGTTGGGAGTTCCCGTGATAGACCCATGATCGTGCGGATACTGCCAGAAAATCCTGGATGTGATAAGTAACTTGAGCCTCTATGTGGCGTTGCTATGATCGAGGTTAGCTACATAAATGGGCAAGCCCCTAGATGGTTTCTTATTTGGACATACCGAAAAAAGTGATACCATAACAATCATTGAGAATTAGATCTCTGGGTCTCCCAGCATCGGTTAAAGCCATTTTGAGCACTAGCCCCCCGGTACTGTGACAGACGAAAAAAAGGGGACGATTTTTATCCTGTGTATATGTCAGGTAAGGGTTTATGGTAAATACATAGATGCAACAGTTCGAGTTGAGGTATCGACCGATACCGTGCTCTTCCTACCTCAATTGACCTCAGCTTCCTAATGCTATCCAACAGCCTAGTGGCCAATTGCTTCAATGTATCACCGTCTTTCGGGTCCCCATGGTCATACAAAAGAACTCGAGCCATGCTCAGATCCCTTCGGCTACGAATATCGCGGACAATCCACGGAGGCAAATGTTTCATCGTGTAAGCTGGTGACACAGGCGTCATGCTCATAAATGCCGACCTCACATCGCTACCACTATCAAGTGGAGAGGGTCCGTCCTGTGCGAATTTAGCTTCAGGCATCCATGTCATCTCTGGATCTCCTCCAATGGCAGGAACTCCGACAATGCTGTTGTTTCGTTAGTCATGAACATTTTTGGGGATCAGAAAATCTTCTCACTCGACTTCTGTGGTTCTTGGCCCCCGTTCTACAGAGGGAAATCGTTTGAATGGTAAATTATCTATCTCTGATCCCAGATGGTCATTTTGTGATGTCCCGGCGCTGCTATGTGGCACAAAGTTCAGTGATTGAGCCTCATTGTCGCCAATCGAGGTCTTGACCGATCTCAATTGAACCGATGGGATTTCCAAATTCCTCGGCCGATCACTTCCACCATTAGTCGCCATCTTTGACGTACTTAAAGATACAAGTGACCCATATGTAAAGAAATATAGCGATATGCTCTTAATCGATTGATCTTGGTTAGATTTGAACAGTAATTGTAGAGCAATGATAAACAGAAGAAGTCTTGAGAATTCTTGCTTATCTCGTGAGCAGCCTCAATGTAAGGCTAAATAGGTATGTAACCATCTTCCAGGTTACATACGACTTGTAGCCCAGAGCCGCACAAACAGGTACTCGATGAAGCACTGATGGTATGTAATGTAAGTCTTACATGCATACGTGTACAACAAGCCAATAGAGGTAACCATATCATCTCAATGGAGACACCATCATGTATGTTCAAACAAACACAGAAGGTACTTCGAACGCTTATCGTGAGGTTTTGGGGGCGATACGTGATTGTGGCTgcatatcttcatctcataCATGAAAGATGACCAAGCCCCGATCCCGATGACACTACTGATCTCCATGAGTCCAGTCGATacagaagaaagtcaaattATCATCCGGTTTTTAAACTTCAGAAAGTGTTTGTATGTTtgagtcaagtcaagtcaaaaAGGCTCCATTTCATGTAGAGAGGCCATCAGCACAAACCAAACGGGGCCGTGCACTCGCCGGCCCAAATTCTCATGTCCTTCAATACAATATTGATGAGTCTCATGTAGTTATTCAAAATGGTACATACTTCAATTTTCCCTATATTGTAGTCAATGGTAGCTTTCTAGATgttattgatgatatttggGTAtttcaactcaactcaatgCGTCCTCATTGCTCCAACTATATCAGCTTCAACAATTTAAATGTCCTTGCcgtttgaaatattgatcaAATATAGAACGATCCGAATGAGCCCTAAAACATGCATGACATTTAGCTAAGCTTGAGTGAAGGACAAATCACATCTATTCGATACAAGAAAGACGGCAATCATTGTAAGTTCAAATCTTTATCATTAGGTTCTATATATCTCATCCCACCCAAGGCGTGTAAGCCAGTATGATCGTATAAGTAAATATTTATATGAATAAAAAActttttcaacatcaagTTGTGTAAGTTTCTGGGGAATCTCCCTTCCAAATACCGACCCAAAACGCCGTAAAAAACTCAAGACATTAACAGATGTCTAGCTACTTCTCTCTCGTAATTTCATCACTCGTAGATTCAGAGGTTGGCTCTACACGAGTCGGCGCGCGAGTTCTTCTCGGGCTGTTATCAGAACGGAAATATTGGTGAATTTCCTGGCTCCAATCATCGTCGTAAGTTCCAACATCCTCCtcattctttcccttctcggTTTGCTTGAGTTCCCATTCTTGGCGCATCTCAAGAATCTTGTCTCCGGCATCCAATTTAGGATCGTAGTTCTTGCCAGccttcatccatctttcccATAAGGACAAATGTGCTGGATGGATAGCAATACCATGATATTCAGATTCCCTACCGGATCTGATATACTTCCATCTTCGTTCCTGCTCCTTGAGATCGAGACCGGTGGTATCTGGAAGGAAGACGGCAGTGAGAAGCA
It encodes:
- the Bcrps15 gene encoding Bcrps15 — translated: MADEEYDAQKAAEIKAKRAFRKFSYRGIDLDQLLDLSSDQLRDVVHARARRRFNRGLKRKPMGLIKKLRKAKQEAQPNEKPDLVKTHLRDMIVVPEMIGSVIGIYSGKEFNQVEIKPEMVGHYLAEFSISYRPVKHGRPGIGATHSSRFIPLK